One genomic window of Candidatus Nitrosopumilus sediminis includes the following:
- a CDS encoding HD domain-containing protein: MDLVRSAELFAKNKHAGQFKIDGITPYSKHLDDVVNRLKSLGVIDKQLLCAGWLHDTIENTDTTFDNLYEQFESEITVIVSSLSKDMTLPRKKREQAYVIQLKEASFNAKLLKLCDISANLSDLKNYEASKSKKLRQVKQKRHYMSIIKNDLIGNPNYPYVQSLIESANLIFIKYGQRPLSIKSK; the protein is encoded by the coding sequence TTGGATCTAGTAAGGAGTGCTGAATTATTTGCAAAAAACAAACATGCAGGACAGTTTAAAATAGATGGAATCACCCCTTATTCAAAACATCTCGATGATGTGGTGAATAGACTCAAAAGTTTGGGTGTGATTGACAAGCAATTGCTATGTGCAGGATGGCTTCATGATACAATAGAGAACACTGATACCACTTTTGATAACTTGTATGAACAATTTGAAAGTGAGATTACAGTAATAGTTTCATCACTATCTAAAGATATGACTTTGCCTAGAAAAAAACGAGAGCAAGCATATGTGATTCAACTCAAAGAAGCATCATTTAATGCAAAACTACTCAAGCTTTGTGATATTTCGGCAAACTTGAGTGATTTGAAAAACTATGAAGCATCAAAATCAAAAAAACTACGTCAAGTAAAACAAAAAAGACATTATATGAGCATCATCAAAAATGATCTGATAGGTAATCCAAACTATCCTTATGTTCAATCCCTTATAGAAAGTGCAAACTTAATTTTCATAAAGTATGGTCAAAGGCCATTATCGATTAAATCAAAATGA
- a CDS encoding aldo/keto reductase — translation MQIEKTILAVDLEICRIVNGMWQVAGGHGQIDSKSAIEDMEKYQDAGFTTWDLADIYGPAESLIGEFRRKIGTERKFQALTKFVPNPGPMSNSIVSHHIEQSLQKMDTDCIDLLQFHWWDYNDPSYLDALNNLSKLQNENKIRHIGLTNFDTERVKIMKEQGYQIVSNQVQYSILDQRPDKLMAPFFAKHGIQILSYGTLLGGFFSEKYLGADEPHRGNLITASLQKYKNMIDVWGGWQLFQELLSVLNNIAQKHNCSIANVATRFVLDKPQVVGVIIGARLGIVEHRDDNSKVFDLKLDSQDISSINSITAKSNDLFDIIGDCGGEYR, via the coding sequence ATGCAAATTGAGAAAACAATTCTTGCGGTGGACCTTGAAATTTGCAGAATTGTTAATGGAATGTGGCAGGTTGCAGGAGGTCACGGTCAGATTGATTCAAAATCTGCAATAGAAGATATGGAAAAATATCAAGATGCAGGATTTACAACATGGGATTTGGCAGACATTTACGGTCCTGCAGAATCATTAATTGGAGAATTTAGAAGAAAAATTGGAACAGAGAGAAAATTTCAAGCATTAACAAAATTCGTTCCAAATCCAGGACCAATGAGCAACAGCATAGTATCTCACCATATTGAGCAGTCATTGCAAAAAATGGATACAGACTGTATTGATTTGCTTCAGTTTCATTGGTGGGATTACAATGATCCAAGTTATCTGGATGCATTGAATAACTTGTCAAAATTACAAAATGAAAATAAAATCAGGCACATTGGACTCACAAACTTTGATACTGAGCGAGTGAAAATTATGAAAGAGCAAGGATATCAAATTGTTTCAAACCAAGTTCAGTATTCCATTTTAGATCAAAGGCCAGATAAACTGATGGCTCCATTTTTTGCAAAGCATGGAATTCAAATTCTATCTTATGGTACATTACTTGGAGGGTTCTTCTCTGAAAAATATCTAGGAGCAGATGAGCCACACAGGGGCAACCTAATCACAGCTAGTCTTCAAAAATACAAAAACATGATAGATGTGTGGGGAGGATGGCAATTGTTCCAAGAGTTGTTATCTGTGCTAAACAACATTGCACAAAAACACAACTGTAGTATCGCAAACGTTGCAACACGATTTGTGTTAGACAAACCACAAGTTGTAGGAGTAATCATAGGCGCAAGACTTGGAATTGTAGAACATAGAGATGACAATTCCAAAGTCTTTGATCTAAAACTAGACTCGCAAGACATCTCATCAATAAACAGCATAACTGCTAAATCAAATGACTTGTTTGATATAATTGGGGATTGTGGTGGAGAATACAGATAA